From Rutidosis leptorrhynchoides isolate AG116_Rl617_1_P2 chromosome 3, CSIRO_AGI_Rlap_v1, whole genome shotgun sequence, a single genomic window includes:
- the LOC139897743 gene encoding 2-oxoisovalerate dehydrogenase subunit beta 1, mitochondrial-like codes for MARNLRNMKRFGSIITNESNRIRRLSSSSAASIDGQALKSINLYTAINQALHIALDSDPRSYLFGEDVGFGGVFRCSTGLADQFGKHRVFNTPLCEQGIVGFAIGLAAMGNRAIAEIQFADYIFPAFDQIVNEAAKFRYRSGNEFNCGGLTIRAPYGAVGHGALYHSQSPEAFFCHVPGLKVVIPRGPKEAKGLLLASIRDPNPVVFFEPKGLYRLAVEEVPEGDYTLPLSEAEIIREGNDITLVGWGAQLTVMEQACVDAEKEGISCELIDLRTLLPWDKETVEASVRKTGRLLISHEAPVTGGFGAEISASIVERCFLRLEAPVARVCGLDTPFPHVFEPFYMPTKNKILDAIKDTVNF; via the exons ATGGCCAGAAATCTTAGAAATATGAAGCGATTTGGTTCGATTATAACAAATGAATCGAATCGTATCAGAAGATTATCATCATCATCTGCTGCTTCAATTGATGGCCAGGCGCTGAAATCGATTAACCTTTACACTGCTATCAACCAAGCACTTCATATAGCTTTAGATTCTGATCCTCG GTCTTATTTATTTGGGGAAGATGTGGGTTTTGGTGGTGTGTTTCGATGTTCGACTGGATTGGCTGATCAATTTGGTAAACATAGGGTTTTCAACACCCCTCTTTGTGAACAG GGTATTGTTGGATTTGCTATTGGTCTGGCTGCAATG GGGAATCGGGCTATAGCGGAAATTCAATTTGCAGATTACATATTTCCTGCTTTTGATCAG ATTGTTAACGAAGCTGCTAAGTTCAGATATCGAAGTGGTAATGAATTTAACTGTGGAG GTTTAACAATACGGGCACCTTATGGGGCTGTGGGTCATGGGGCGCTTTATCATTCACAATCGCCTGAAGCATTTTTTTGCCATGTTCCTGGTCTCAAG GTGGTTATACCTCGTGGCCCGAAGGAAGCTAAAGGATTGTTGCTGGCTAGTATTCGTGACCCAAATCCTGTTGTCTTCTTCGAACCGAAG GGGCTATACCGGTTAGCTGTCGAAGAGGTCCCCGAAGGGGACTACACATTACCTCTATCTGAGGCAGAG ATTATTAGAGAAGGTAATGACATCACTCTTGTTGGCTGGGGAGCTCAGCTTACTGTCATGGAACAAGCTTGCGTTGATGCTGAAAAG GAAGGAATATCTTGTGAACTTATAGATCTTAGAACCCTATTACCTTGGGACAAAGAAACGGTAGAAGCTTCAGTGAGGAAAACAGGAAGGCTACTG ATTAGTCATGAAGCTCCGGTTACAGGTGGATTTGGTGCCGAGATATCTGCATCAATCGTTGAACGTTGCTTCTTAAGG TTGGAAGCACCTGTAGCTAGAGTATGTGGGTTGGACACACCATTCCCTCATGTATTTGAGCCCTTCTACATGCCCACAAAGAACAAG ATACTGGATGCAATCAAGGATACTGTGAACTTTTAA